The Juglans microcarpa x Juglans regia isolate MS1-56 chromosome 2D, Jm3101_v1.0, whole genome shotgun sequence DNA window GTCATTCACAACATCCATACCAACTAATTGCATAAGCATCTCAAAGTTCCAATTCTCATCTACCTAGACCTCCTTGATTTGCAAAGAAGGATTACCAACCACGTCCACCATATTACATAAAGGTCCCTGAGAAAACCAACTATCATACCAAAAAGACGGTCTACCCTCCTTAATTCTGACTTTTGTGGCCTCACAAACATCCGGTAGAACTGACACAATAGCTTTCCAAAGTCTCGAACTATTTGGTCGAGCTACAAACAGAGAGAGGCATGTTGACCTCTACCGTACTTCAAAACCATAAATCGAGCCCACAACGAGTCTATTGATAAAATACACCATGCCAATTTCATATGCATCACTTTTTGTATTTCTGAAAAATCCCTCAAACCCAAACCACCCTCTTCTACTGGCTTACTAATCCGAGACCATGCACACCACTTCATTTTTGCTTTTCCATTTCTCTCGCCCCAAAAGAAAGTAGAAAGGAtggcattaatttttttaagaacaaTATTCAGGATATTCATGACAGCCATTAAATGAGAAGCCATACTAGACAAACCATGCTTGATCAAAATCAACCGCCCCCCTTGGGATAACAGCCTCACTTTCCACCCTGCAACCTTGGCCCGAAAATTCACTATCAATTGTTCCATATGAAGTGCCTTCAAACGCCCACATACCAACGGAACCCCTAGATACTTAACTGGGAATTGACCTTGCGCAAACCCTATTAACCTCACCAGCCCACGCTGTCATGCTGCACTAATCCTGGGTGGCATAAAAATGGACGATTTCTCTTTACTAACCTGCTGCCCAGACTGGTTTTCATAACGAGATAAAATGCTCCCTAGCCTTCGCAACGATCTCTTTGCACCATTAAggaaaatcaaaatatcatctGCATATAACAAATGCGACACCAATGGAGCCCCCATTGGATGATAAAACCTCCCAATATGACCTTCTTCAAACTCTTTCCGAAGGAGCCGCGAGAGGACTTCttgcattaaaataaacaaatatagcGAGAGGGGGTCCCCTTGTTGGAGTCCTCGCCTAGGCTGGAAAAAACTCTTATACGACCCATTCATCATCACCGAATACCAAGGGGACTCCACACATGCCTTGatcaaattacaaaattgtTGCAACAACCCAAAACTACCAAGGAccttaattaaaaaaacccaATTCATCCTATCATATGTCTTTGCCATATCAAGCTTCACCATCACATTTCCTACCGTCGTTTTTTTATGCAAGGCATGAACCATCTCTTGAGCCAAGGAGatgttctcaaaaatactatgtCCCAGAATGAAAGCCCCCTGTTCCGCCGAGATCAATCTAGGCAAGAGACTTGTCAACGGTTCacaatgatttttgaaaaaaccttATAAGCCACAGAACATAGACTACTTGGTCTAAATTTTTCAAAGCTCTTAGGATCCGGTACTTTTGGAATTAGCACAATATATGAAGAAGTATAGAACCTTGGTAACATAGAACCTGCAAAAAAATCCCTTATTGCCTCCACAACTTCATCCTTCACAATATGCCAGCAAGAGATATAAAATAAGGATCCATACCCATCCGGTCCTAGAATGCTATATTGAGGAATCGAAAAGACCACGTTCTTTACTTCTTCTTCTGATGGCAAgcagaataaatcaaaattttcatccgCTAATATCTCCAAACCTAGAACTTGAGACAAATCTGTAGGCTCTAAATTCGACATATCAGAAAGGAAATTAGTGAAGTGATTCACAACCCCCAAGTGCACTTGCTCCGGGGAATCCAGTATCAAACTATTCTCCATTCGCATCTAGGAAATGACCGCTTCCCATCTCCGTTGTGAAACAATTGCATGAAAGAACTTAGAATTCTGATCTCCCTCCCTCAGCCACTTCTTCTTGGCTAACTGAGCTATGCGTGTCTCCACTCTTTTTTCCCAAACATCAATCTCCAATTTAGTAACTAGGTAATCTGCTTCCGTAGCTTCCGAATATGCAGATTGAAGTTGGGCTTCCAAAACCTCAAGCCTGGCTGTCAACTCCCGTAAGTTGGTATCAATTCATCCGAATACATTTTTACTCCAGTTAAGCAACTCCATTTTAAGCCTCTTCAATTTTGCCACCAGCTTAATCAAACCCGATCCTAACATAGGGCGACCCCATATCTCCTTTACCATAccataaaatgattcatgaGAGCACCACATTTGTTGGAATCGAAAAGGAAATGGACCAGACCTGAAATTTATACGTGATAATCTCACCACCATTGGACTATGATCCGAAGATTTCCGTTGAAGATACTCAAATTCTGCCATATTAAACCGTTCTGAGAAAACCATATTTATTAGAACCCGATCAAGTCTCACCCACTTCCTAGCATTCCCCTCCTACCCATTGCACCAAGACAATGGATTGCCATGGTAATTAAGATCAATCAGACTGCTGGCATCGATATACtcattaaaatcatccatagcTTGGACAGTTCGAGGACGGTCACCCACACATTCCCGATCCTcccgaataatattaaaatcgcCCATAACAACCCACGGATGCCCATTGGACCGATAAGCCATCAGGCTCTCCCATAGACTTCTTCGATCCAGCACATTGCACTTTGCATAAATGAAGGATACAAGAGTGCGAGTACCCTCTAGCAGGAACCATCCTGTCACCATCTGATCTGAAGCACAAACCACCTCAAACTCATAAGGAGCTCACCACAAATTCCAGATTTTACCCCTTCCTGCCTCATTACAATGAACACCATCAAAGCCCAAAGAACTGGCTAACCGCTGAAGTGCTTCCTCTCTTGCAAAAGGCTCCATGAGAGCCACAATGGACCCATTATGTTTCTGAATCATACTACGCAACACACGACGAGAACTACCCAACCCCCCTATATCCCATGCAATGATGGACTTTGTTATAGATTAAGTTTAGTAGTGCGGGTTGACATCCGCTGGGATTGTCGAACAAcaaaatttttccttttgcCATTTGAATCCGGGGCCTGCACCTTATCAGACTCATAACCCTTCTGTTTGGCCAATTCAGAGATAGTCTCCTCCCTTTCCCCATCAGTACTATAAAAGACAGGCTCCAAAGGCTCCTCTCGTGAGACTGGTTTTATACGGCATTCCATATCAAGTACTTCAGAAACCAACGCAGCATGAGCTCGATCCCCACTACATGGAGACATTAAAACATCACCCAGAAATAAATCCATGGGAGGAAGGGGATCCCTCTCATTTTCATTTACAGGCAGCATATCACTAGCATTAGTCACATCAACTATTTGGATTGAAGGAAACTCTACCACCGTCTTAGCACGGATTGTCCCCACCACCAGAGACTGCGTAAAATTCTCCAGATCATCCCGAGAAACCTTCCCTTCATCCTCCCTAGTACTCCCCACATCTTTGCCATTGTCAATCACCACCACCTCTGTATTTTCCCCCTTATGTCCCATCTCTGCATGACTTTGCCCCCCCACCAATTGACTCAATGAACGCTCAGGATCCTCACTTGATGACTTTCCTTCATCCCCCTAGGACTCAAAACCTCGTTCCTTTCACCAGCCACTCCCTCCTCTGCATTTTCCTCCTGCAAAAGTGTCTTTTTTGAATTCACTTGCCATACTTTCTTAATCCCCCCTTTGGCTACATCTCTCCCCTTTCACAAAGGACCCTCACCAATCCTACATACCACATAAGTGTGCCCCTGTCGATTTCATTTTTGACAATAAAACCCAGGTCATTCATATCGAGCCTCCTACCAAAACTTCTTATTAGCCACCACTATTGGAAAACTCTGCACCAGCTCCTCTGTTAAATCAATTTCCACACACATACGACCCCCGAAGCTCACGTTCTATGAAGCGTTGCATTATCAATCCCCAGAAACCGTCCAAACCTTGTCGCAAGAATTTGCAACACATCTGTTCGATACATATGAAGAGGCAATCCAGGCATAAAAATCCATTGAGGCGCTAAAGTGGACTCTTTTCGAAGATCAAAGTCCTTTGTCCACCGAAAAAGTCTAAACACAGCACCAGCAATCAAACGACCTTCTCTTGCTCATCCATGTATAAAATCCCTCTCAGACTGCATCTTCACCAAAATGTGATATTCATCCATCACGCTAACCGTCAGAATCTCCAGTAATCCCCATGATTTAATGATAGCCAAACGAATATCATCAATTGACGGCCGAAGACGTACAAATTTCAGAACCAAAGCAAATCGAGAATCCTCAGCAGCTTTTGACATCTCTGGCTCCATGAAAACGAAACCAGGCTCGCCATCCACATCCATTGGATATCTCATCTGAACCTTAAACGAAGAATACACCGCAGCCTTCGCTACCATTTGGACGTGAGACAGAGTCCCGCCGTCCCCTCCAATCCCCTCTAGCGACGGAGGGGCGATGGGCACCGCCATGGGCTAACCCTAGGcgaacaaaaatttcaaaaagaaaaaggataccAACAAATACGGAGCATTTTTTCTAATAGTACTTATAAATACTTGGACGACTGAATACTTTAGTGTAGagcccaaaatatatttcatctgTTGACCTCAGAAAGTTAATAGTTTTCCTTAAGATCTAAGATTTTTCTGGCAATAAATTTTAGATTAGATAATCTTCTAATTAACTCTGTGATCATGTTTGTACCTCGAAAGCAAATTCATTGTAGAATTTCCTAAaagttattcataaatcattctCAAAATCTTTAAGAACATGAAGttctaatttaatatttaaataaagttaaaattagaACATATTGAgaccctttttcttcttttactcatactttttttttaattattataatttcatttgagtgtatattaaaatatttatttcatcaaaaatgGTATTATAGTTTTACAAATATGTCTAGGCGTCTCAAGATAAAGCCACATACATATGAGGAAGACATGATGTCCTACAATTATAGGTCAACCTTGTCCTAAAGAATTATTCAGATCCAGAGCGGATGTGCATCTTATTTACTACTTACTCTTGTTTGGCTACGAAGCAGAGAATGATTTGTACGGTTCTAGGCCGTGTAAATTTCgcatacttcttttaaaaaactggataaatctgaaattcatataaaaaaatttatttttaatggtagGCCCGAATATTTCTCAAATGAAAAGAGTGGGGGCTAGTACACTTTACGACTGCATCTAACATTACGCGacaaataaatgtataaatatcatcTTATGTGTTTTTTATTGCATGTTCTTGAAAAATGATGTTCACACGCTGAGAATAGATAAACCTATTCAAGTACTACGTACTAATGTATGAATGCCAGTTTATATGGAATTCTACTTGACAAACCAACAGAAACTTTGTAATGCCTTCGGAGAATGATCAAACTGCGTTTATCTAACGTTGTGTTCtactttttcttataaacaaGCGAAACGTACGTTACGGTGAGACCATTTTGGTTTTGATTGCGTGGGTAAGCACCAACAATAAAAGACAAAATACCAATCTATATGTGTACTATCAACCAATGAACATATTAATTTAACACTTCAcagatataaattatatagacaAATATGATCATAAAGAGACACTTTGTAACAAGAATATCCAAGATGCCaattgaaaataaccaaattactttttcttttctgtccAAATCAGATCATTTCCAACGCTATATCTTCCCCTAATGTCATAGCATGCAATTGATGAGGGAGGATTGTCTCTATATAAATGTTAAGAGCAAGTGTGCTAGTCATTGCAACGACCAGAACAAACCATCATGGGCTTCTCTAACCAAAGCCAATgcatttgttttgctttgatccTCACTTTGGGAGCTTTGGCTTCTCAAGTTGCTGCTCGCACCCTCCAAGATGTGACAATGCGTGAGATGCATGAACAATGGATGGCTCGTTATGGACGGTTATACGAAAATAATCAGGAGAAGGAGAAGCGTTTGAAGATATTTAAGGAAAATGTGGCGCTTATAAAATCTTTCAACGGCGTTGGAAACAAACCTTACAAGTTAGGAGTCAACCAATTTGCAGATCTTACGAATGAAGAGTTCAAAGCCTCAAGAAATAGATTCAAGGGGCATGAGTGCTCTACAAAGACTTCTtccttcaaatatcaaaatgtgACTGCATTGCCTTCTACTATGGATTGGAGAAAGAAGGGAGCTGTAACACCCATCAAAGACCAAGGCCAATGTGGTAAGCATCTACTTTTGAGATGAACTATGTCCAATTTACCTTCCTAACACTTTTTGGTGATGAAATGTAGGATGTTGCTGGGCATTTTCAGCAGTGGCAGCCATGGAAGGAATTACTAAGCTAAAAAGTGGTAAACTAATCTCATTGTCAGAGCAAGAGTTGGTTGACTGCGACATTAAAGGAGTGGACCAAGGTTGTAGTGGTGGTTTGATGGACAATGCTTTCCAGTTCATCCAAAACAATCACGGTCTCACTACAGAAGCCAACTATCCTTACACAGGTGTGGATGGAACCTGCAACACAAAGGGAGAAGCCAACCATGCAGCCAACATAAACGGCTACGAAGATGTGCCAGCCAACAGTGAGAAGGCACTTCTTAAGGCTGTAGCTAATCAGCCAATTTCTGTTGCCATAGATGCTGGAGGATCTGACTTCCAATTCTATTCAAGCGGAATTTTTACAGGAGAGTGTGGTACTAGCCTAGACCATGGCGTTACTGCTGTTGGTTATGGGGTTACTAGTGATGGGACCAAGTATTGGCTGGTGAAGAACTCATGGGGTACAGAATGGGGTGAAGAAGGGTACATAAGGATGCAAAGAGATATTGATGCAAAGGAAGGCCTATGTGGTATAGCTATGCAAGCCTCTTTTCCGACGGCATAGAATTTATAAATCATAATCAAAGTCAATGTGCACTACCTCACATGCAATATAATGCACTACTTTTTTTCAGTTGTTTCAattattactattcaaatcTATTTGTGTAAATTCTCTGGTTTCCTTGCCCATGATATATGTAAACCTTTTTCTTAGTATGCTTATTCTCCCGAACAGAGCCCTATTGTTTGAAAGACTTGACAATGAAAATGCTTTCAAAGAAACACATGGAAAGCTTGAAATATACTAGGAATATGGATGAATGAAAGGAGTATGGGTATTTTAACGGTATTATATTTGACATCACGTTATTCCTTGAAATCGCAACCTTAAATTGGGCCCATCAAAGGCATTAATACAATACTAAACTAGTTGTGTGAACCATCGTTAAATTGCAATGGGTGTTAATCCACTATCTCATGAGTTGCTCTTGGTTTAATACAAGAgggaaataatttaaatatacacATCAACCATATTTTGAAAAGTGTGCTAAAAAATAGTGATTTTCTAGCTAAATCTAGATAGAGACATAGGCCTACGCTGATCTAAATTTTGTATTTCGTCTACATTAATAGCTCATAATGTTACGCACTAAACTAGTCTATCAAAACTCATGAATGATTTTGGAGCATATAATTCCAAAACTAGTCCATTGAAACAATTTTTGAAGAAGCACAATATAAACAGCAGGgaatcataattaattagtaattaaaatctacttttagaaattgaaatttgaCAAAATGTAGGCCTAATTTCAACACATTTGATAGAAAAAATCTTTAACAAGTATACCTATTTTGATGTCTTTAAAAACAAAGTCCAAAAAGTGGAAAAACGTTTTTACTGTAACACCCAGGCCCAGCGCcaagcatatttttttatattattgagttaaatatatgaaaagtcctgttgaattttttttttccttcaaatactattttatcggcccataatgtttttttatcggttatcaatttttttttccaatggaCTTGTctctataattaaatttttgaaatgaactCTACCCAACCATCGTATGGCCCGTGCCCGTGATTATTAAACCAGAGACCCAATCGcagtttggttttaaaaaaaaaaaaaaaactccccaCCTTTACACGTCTCTATTGTATTTTATCCACTCCAAGCACACGCACGTCTCCCTCACTtctctagggtttgtgttgttTTTCGTTGGCCTATATTTAATCCTTCGTGCATGAAGAAAACTCAAGAAAAGTGTTGTCGTCTCCTTCCCCATATCTCTCGTGTGCTGAAGCCGCCACCCTCCACAACCTCCATGCTGCTGCTGCCTCCCATTACCTGCTAGCACAGTCACACACGAAGTCATCTTTGCACCCTCGTTTGCCGTCCAACATCCTCACGAAAGCCTAAACGTGTGCGTCACTGCTGCCTAGCTCTGCGCTACAACCCCCCACAGCGCCATCCCTGCACCACCACCGTGATAGCCACTGCTCAGCCGTTGCAACCACTATTCCAACGAACCTGGTTTGCACCTCTGTAAGCTGCCGTAACCCTTTCAGCCCTCCTCCTCTGCACTTTGACGTACGGACCGAGGGAAAGTCACGTCCAGCATGTGCACCGTAACACTTCCGCTTAGCACTACTCAAGCCCCTTCCATAAACCGCAGCCACCCACTTTCACAGCAACGCCATCACAAGCCGCCAGCCCCGTCCTTTGACCATATCCCTCAGTCGTTCAACACAAGAACGCAGCCTCACCAACGCCGAATgacctttgtttttgtttcccgAAACAGAGGAAGCCACAACTTGAGCCACCACCTCCACATCTCGGGAGAGCCACCACGCCACTGCCGTTAGAGAACACTAGAGGTTGAGCCTTCACCTTTGAACATTGCCCTGGTCGACGCTCAGCCCCAGACCGTCGCACGCCTTGTTGCATCACGGTGAGTTTCCGTGCTTTCTTGCTtatcaccctctctctctctcattagttggtctctctctctgtaaccAGTGTTCTGTCGCTGTCCCCCACCACCGTAAACAACCGACCAGCTCGCCACCTTCGTGCCCTCCATCCCTCAGTGAGTATTGGTTCCTCTACCATACAAAGTCATATGGTTATGAACTTGTAGTTATAAATCTCTGTTACTTCCAAAAGAGCCcttatatgttttgtttaattcCTAAAATGCCCCTTATCATGAGACTAATTATAGATTGATCATGtttggtctatatatattaaactcacTTTGTGTAGGTTTTGTTTCAAATAAAGATTTGAGATATATTATTATgagtgataatatatttttagaagtacacGGTAAGtgcaagattttattttgaactttttaaaaaaaaactaattagtctatttttattaaatgaaattacattagtaTCATTTACTACATGTTGTATTAATGTGCTGTCAAACTCTtattatgtattaatactccctaatttatttaagttttaCATAAACcttttaagtaaattaaattagtattaagcaaggttttctttcaaagagtaaacaataatgttgtgtttattattatgatctggcttattatagttttagctGTTTAATCTTAAGATATTTtgcaataaatatattagctagaattaaatgttataatttgatctcattactaaataagttagattttgtgttttgttcagACTGATTATTgggacattgatgaatttagaaaatgtgacgACATTTTAGGGTTACGTGAAGTTaggtttttgaagaattaaaataggttattttagcatcttaggtgtaaatattgaaatttttgttcaattggaaatttatgagaattatgttattatgttataggtgacaattaataattgttcggcattttgaggaaattcctgaaaatgtaagaagtccagataagcagagttcctatgctagacttggcataaaaataaataaaatgggctgaggttgattttttaaaaaatatgcatgttttgttatgaaaagaaatttgaaaggacctcagttatttgttctgcgtgacttatgaaattctgtataaaaataaagtattttttgtcatgactggcgTAGACATGAGTAAggttttggcattctgtttctaaactatgcaaaagagagcgaatatgaaaaattgtgatttgattctgttctgttctgaaaaatgttctgtactctgatgtgatatgatgtgattaCTAAAACCTTttgcataacattctgttttgGTTCTGTtatgaccttaccacgggtgtaaaactgcgGCCTCTGTTTggattggtaccaacttttctgtttctggtgtacccactttgaaaacaaagtggttttctgcatggtcttttctatgtgcacactcgggactccgagaatgaataagaggaagattcacattctgtttctgctcggttagctaccggggtttgcacaaccctaccatgagggttaaacatggtacctgttctgatatgataagataagatgtgatatttcagtttatgttatgccaaagggattatgattatgaatattttcgaattttcgctctgatatttttggtaacatgttctgacgttgtattctgaaagaaaatattttgttctgcattctgaactctgtaaatgctcatgtttacacactagtatatatcatctgcttactaagttgctgataactcaccccttatcttcatatatttttcaaataattttgatggtttagctggagaacaagagtagaaagttttagcaaggtgtgatgatcgtagtggaataagtgcctaagggtacaagtgcttatttgagagtcgtagttagtaaactgattttttttttctggatatttagatttgatgagttaaggatatttttgagtttttggagaatttctaattcatgttattgagaatttcttcgttatccccatggaggaacttagatatttagattgattaaatggattaacattttatggagttttctggattttatagttgcattattaaagttgatattaagtattaagagttaactctccagaccttcGGGAACAGGACGTTACATTTACAACGAAGTAAAAAGTGAGAAAGCACTTTACAAATACCAATGGTTATCAATAACTTTAACAATGGGATAACTCCTTATCAAGTTAAACTACAATTTAACATCTTACAAAGGAGAGTTGTATTGTGGCACGGGCACTCGTAAAGCTACCTGTCTGCTACAGATAATGTTTGCTTAATGCATGTTAGGGCCATATCCTTATTTGTGCTTTCTACGTTCATTGCTTTAAGTTTCATGAGTCACAGGCACTCGTAAAACTATAATGTTTGCTTAATGCGTGTTAGGGCCAAATAAAAATGATCCTCAAATTCCAAGGCTGCATTCTCAAAAGGCATCACCTTTCCATTTGGTCATCAATTCTACTAACTGTCTTGCCATCTGCTGCCACATTTACAACCGGTACTTTCCTGTAAATGCCATTTACCACTTCAATGAGTTTTGGAAATGTTGCTAAGTGCTTGGTTTCCTTGGAGGTGTGCACAACTCCAATCCCTTAGAAGTGAACAGACAATGAGCAAATTATTATTGTCAGTTTTGGAAAAACATGCTCCTAATAAATTGACAATATTTAGACTCGGCGTGCCCTCCCAGTCCTTGACATGTGGTGTTTTCCCCTTTGATCATAGCTACTTAATTTGCTCCTCCCTATTTATTCTTCGCATAACCGTCATTCGTTCCTCTTTATATACTTTGTTATGCTTCTGTACCCTGTGCATATCTTTCTTCCTTCTCATTAATTCACTGGGCAATAGCTACCCTAAAGGGAACCAACTCAAGGCTTATTCACAAGCCCAAGCTGCCCTCATAGCGGAGGTCCTCCAAGTTGGTTTCAAAGAGAGAGGTAAATGGGTGGAAGCATAGTCCCAACCAAGCTCCTATTTGTTTGCCCAAAAGGGTGGGATTGCAGCCTTGAGGGTGGAGGTTTCTAATCTCTAGCATGCCTTAGCTTCAGAGAGTTTAGATGAGTTGCCTTTGTCCCCGCACAGTCAGTAAGAGGTGATACACGACTCTGCACTTTTGGATCAGGTGGTGATAGTGGAGTGCGATCGCGACGATAGGCTGAAGGACGAGCTGGCGAGAACGAGTGAGCATTGTCTTAAGTATGTGAGCAAAGTTGTAGAGGGCGAGCATTCCTACTCTCGCCTTTGGAATGACCTCGTGGGGAGCAAACGCAGGCGAAGGCCGACTATAGGTCTATTCGGTCACTTTGAAACTACTTCCTATTGTTTGAGATTATAAATCGCGGTTTGCCGACATGACATACAATAGACTATTTCCCATTCTCTACGTTTAAAACACGGTATCCCAAAATGACATACAGTAGACTTCTAGAGGAATTTTACCATATTACCGATTAAGCTTCTCTATTTCTACCCATTTCGGGAAATAATCGATGGCGACCACAACGAACTTGACCCGATCCCTCCCGGTCTGCAAGGGTCCTACATTATTGATTCCCCAAAGTGAGAACGTCCATGGTATGACTACCGTCGTTAATTCTTTGGGTGGGCCACGAGGCATATTACCATGCAGCTGGCAATTTGCACATTTTCTAACGAATTTGTTCGCATCCTTTAGCGCGGCCATTAATACCTTGCTCTTTGGGATTTTTGTGCTAACACTTTGCTGCCTAAATGGGTTCTGCATATTCCTTCATGTGTTTCTACCAAACGTATTGAGCTTCTTCCACGGACATATATATTAGGAGTGGTGCCAAGAAAGCACTCCTTATACACAGGTAAATCTTGCGACCAGTTTTTTGCCTTCCTCACCTTTGCTCATTCGTCTGGTAGTTCCCCATAGTCAGGTATCTGCTCATGTTGCAAAACGCTCGTGGGTAGTTCCCAAGAAGGAAGTGAGTTTTCTGCCCCTGAAGCGGTTTGTGCTAGCTTGTTTACTCACCAGTTACTTTCTCGAGGTATTTCTCAAATGTCGAAAACTGGAAGCGATCACACCGCTCCCACCCCCAATGTAGGAACATCCCCTTTTACTTGGTTACTACAACTTGGGAATCTGCTTGCACCTTAACTTCATTTCCTCCCAACCCTTCTGCCACGGCTAGTCCTACCAGCAATGCATCATATCCTAACTCATTGTTAGTGACCTTGAATGTCAACCTCACAACGTAGTAGATTTCTTCCCCCCCGGTCTATGAGAAGATGGAGGCCTACTCCCCCACTGTTGCGCCAGGAAGAGCCATCCACGCACACTTGCCAGGGACTTCCCTTCAAGGCCATTCATGTTTCTTCCAGGAAGTTGACAAACTCAACGACGAAGTACGCCAAGACTTGCCTTTTCATGGCTTTTTCTAGGAATGTAATTGATGTCGAATTCACTAAGTTCAATCGACCAATTTACCAATCCACCAAAAGTGTTGTTGAGTGGATCTGGAAGTAGGGTCTCAACCAGTGGGTGGTGACCACTAGCGCCAATGCTAACAGCTCTA harbors:
- the LOC121251235 gene encoding senescence-specific cysteine protease SAG39-like → MGFSNQSQCICFALILTLGALASQVAARTLQDVTMREMHEQWMARYGRLYENNQEKEKRLKIFKENVALIKSFNGVGNKPYKLGVNQFADLTNEEFKASRNRFKGHECSTKTSSFKYQNVTALPSTMDWRKKGAVTPIKDQGQCGCCWAFSAVAAMEGITKLKSGKLISLSEQELVDCDIKGVDQGCSGGLMDNAFQFIQNNHGLTTEANYPYTGVDGTCNTKGEANHAANINGYEDVPANSEKALLKAVANQPISVAIDAGGSDFQFYSSGIFTGECGTSLDHGVTAVGYGVTSDGTKYWLVKNSWGTEWGEEGYIRMQRDIDAKEGLCGIAMQASFPTA